Proteins from one Nomia melanderi isolate GNS246 chromosome 3, iyNomMela1, whole genome shotgun sequence genomic window:
- the LOC116431724 gene encoding dystrobrevin alpha isoform X6 yields MAEDGAGGSGNGSTGEASRLQLLQEMRQQNFDSIRFASYRTACKLRFIQKKVHLHNVDIWNVIEAFRENGLNTLEPSSTLGVSRLETLLSSLFHALNKRVPVSQQAKVDATTALLMNWLLAAYTTGENNKISVFSVKVALATLCAGKLMDKFRYIYSQISDSNGHMIHWRFAEYLKEVLALTAAVYETPSFGYTEGLANSIFPQNLKVTVNDFLDTLMSDPGPHCLIWLPLYHRMAAVETVAHPVMCDVCHKENFTGFRYRCQKCHSYQLCQDCFWRGKVSGTHNNDHETREYSSFKSPSKQIGHSLRKSFRCVPEKGKSSLPRFPEQPEKTLDLSHIVPPSPLPSHNGFPDPGFMAPFDSGSMDSRSTLRSMDSSRLDDEHKLIARYAQKLAQEARTMPRAASRMSQADQAGRAPSDANLVSLDASRAQRELISQLEAKNKEIMREIARLRRQQEIEAAGLENPALMSELRALRQRKDELETHLATLQDSRRQLMVQLEGLMKMLKNHQASPRSTPNSSPRSTKSPPLPPGAVPSSRSAPPTPGGPLSTTPQQQQQQSQSQQQMSQSYQNPVPTTSVANIPSNAMLGTIQNPIPDNLSCVGGDVRLRPGGSFSQLWPS; encoded by the exons ATGGCGGAGGATGGTGCAGGAGGATCAGGAAATGGAAGCACGGGGGAAGCGAGCAGGTTACAGCTCCTGCAAGAAATGCGACAGCAGAATTTTGACAGCATTCGATTTGCATCGTATCGAACAGCATGCAAGTTGAGATTCATTCAAAAGAAGGTTCACT TGCACAACGTCGACATATGGAATGTGATCGAGGCGTTCCGGGAAAATGGTTTGAACACGTTGGAACCGTCGAGCACGTTGGGCGTATCGAGGCTCGAAACTTTATTGTCTTCCTTATTCCATGCCCTTAATAAACGAGTGCCTGTTTCGCAACAAGCCAAAGTCGACGCCACCACAGCCCTGCTGATGAATTGGCTTCTAGCTGCTTACACCACGGG ggaaaacaataaaatatccgtGTTCTCAGTGAAAGTTGCCTTAGCTACACTATGCGCTGGGAAACTGATGGATAAGTTCCGAT ATATATATTCACAAATATCGGACAGTAACGGTCACATGATTCACTGGAGGTTTGCCGAATATTTGAAAGAAGTTTTAGCGCTAACGGCTGCGGTTTATGAGACGCCATCTTTTGGTTATACCGAGGGTCTCGCCAATTCAATATTTCCTCAA AACTTAAAAGTAACAGTCAACGATTTTCTGGATACACTCATGTCCGACCCAGGGCCACATTGTTTAATCTGGCTTCCACTGTATCATAGAATGGCTGCTGTTGAAACTG tgGCTCATCCCGTTATGTGCGACGTCTGTCACAAAGAAAACTTTACTGGCTTCCGGTATAGGTGTCAGAAATGCCACTCATATCAGCTTTGCCAAGACTGTTTTTGGCGTGGCAAAGTTTCTGGGACACATAACAACGATCACGAAACAAGGGAGTATAGTAGTTTT AAATCGCCAAGCAAACAAATTGGACATTCTCTACGAAAAAGCTTTAGATGCGTTCCTGAAAAGGGGAAAAGTAGTTTACCACGATTTCCTGAACAACCTGAGAAAACGTTAGACTTGTCTCATATAGT GCCACCATCGCCTCTACCATCTCACAATGGTTTCCCAGACCCAGGCTTCATGGCTCCCTTTGATTCTGGATCAATGGATAGTCGTTCCACATTGAGGAg TATGGATAGTTCAAGACTGGATGACGAACATAAATTAATAGCACGATACGCACAAAAGTTGGCTCAGGAAGCTAGAACCATG cCTCGAGCCGCGTCTAGAATGTCACAAGCTGACCAAGCA GGTAGGGCACCATCTGACGCAAATTTGGTGTCGTTAGATGCCTCGAGAGCACAACGCGAACTTATATCGCAATTAGAAGCAAAGAACAAGGAAATAATGCGCGAGATTGCAAGGTTAAG GAGGCAACAAGAAATAGAAGCTGCTGGTTTAGAAAATCCTGCACTAATGTCAGAATTGAGGGCTTTGAGACAAAGGAAAGATGAGTTAGAAACTCATTTAGCCACCTTACAGGATTCTAGAAGACAATTAATGGTACAATTAGAAGgtttaatgaaaatgttgaag AATCATCAAGCATCTCCAAGATCAACACCAAATAGTTCACCACGCAGTACAAAGTCACCACCTTTACCACCAGGTGCTGTTCCAAGTAGTAGATCAGCACCTCCGACTCCAGGTGGTCCATTGTCTACAACTccacaacaacaacagcaacaatcaCAAAGTCAACAACAGATGTCTCAAAGTTATCAAAATCCTGTCCCAACGACATCAGTGGCAAACATACCCAGTAACGCTATGCTTGGAACGATACAAAATCCTATTCCAGATAACTTATCATGCGTTGGAGGTGATGTAAG ACTCAGACCAGGAGGATCATTCTCACAACTCTGGCCGTCTTAA
- the LOC116431724 gene encoding dystrobrevin beta isoform X4, with product MAEDGAGGSGNGSTGEASRLQLLQEMRQQNFDSIRFASYRTACKLRFIQKKVHLHNVDIWNVIEAFRENGLNTLEPSSTLGVSRLETLLSSLFHALNKRVPVSQQAKVDATTALLMNWLLAAYTTGENNKISVFSVKVALATLCAGKLMDKFRYIYSQISDSNGHMIHWRFAEYLKEVLALTAAVYETPSFGYTEGLANSIFPQNLKVTVNDFLDTLMSDPGPHCLIWLPLYHRMAAVETVAHPVMCDVCHKENFTGFRYRCQKCHSYQLCQDCFWRGKVSGTHNNDHETREYSSFKSPSKQIGHSLRKSFRCVPEKGKSSLPRFPEQPEKTLDLSHIVPPSPLPSHNGFPDPGFMAPFDSGSMDSRSTLRSMDSSRLDDEHKLIARYAQKLAQEARTMPRAASRMSQADQAGRAPSDANLVSLDASRAQRELISQLEAKNKEIMREIARLRRQQEIEAAGLENPALMSELRALRQRKDELETHLATLQDSRRQLMVQLEGLMKMLKNHQASPRSTPNSSPRSTKSPPLPPGAVPSSRSAPPTPGGPLSTTPQQQQQQSQSQQQMSQSYQNPVPTTSVANIPSNAMLGTIQNPIPDNLSCVGGDVRSAFRTNSLPGSGSSSANNSLGRSLRNDLLVAADSVTNAMSTLVRELNSGHQ from the exons ATGGCGGAGGATGGTGCAGGAGGATCAGGAAATGGAAGCACGGGGGAAGCGAGCAGGTTACAGCTCCTGCAAGAAATGCGACAGCAGAATTTTGACAGCATTCGATTTGCATCGTATCGAACAGCATGCAAGTTGAGATTCATTCAAAAGAAGGTTCACT TGCACAACGTCGACATATGGAATGTGATCGAGGCGTTCCGGGAAAATGGTTTGAACACGTTGGAACCGTCGAGCACGTTGGGCGTATCGAGGCTCGAAACTTTATTGTCTTCCTTATTCCATGCCCTTAATAAACGAGTGCCTGTTTCGCAACAAGCCAAAGTCGACGCCACCACAGCCCTGCTGATGAATTGGCTTCTAGCTGCTTACACCACGGG ggaaaacaataaaatatccgtGTTCTCAGTGAAAGTTGCCTTAGCTACACTATGCGCTGGGAAACTGATGGATAAGTTCCGAT ATATATATTCACAAATATCGGACAGTAACGGTCACATGATTCACTGGAGGTTTGCCGAATATTTGAAAGAAGTTTTAGCGCTAACGGCTGCGGTTTATGAGACGCCATCTTTTGGTTATACCGAGGGTCTCGCCAATTCAATATTTCCTCAA AACTTAAAAGTAACAGTCAACGATTTTCTGGATACACTCATGTCCGACCCAGGGCCACATTGTTTAATCTGGCTTCCACTGTATCATAGAATGGCTGCTGTTGAAACTG tgGCTCATCCCGTTATGTGCGACGTCTGTCACAAAGAAAACTTTACTGGCTTCCGGTATAGGTGTCAGAAATGCCACTCATATCAGCTTTGCCAAGACTGTTTTTGGCGTGGCAAAGTTTCTGGGACACATAACAACGATCACGAAACAAGGGAGTATAGTAGTTTT AAATCGCCAAGCAAACAAATTGGACATTCTCTACGAAAAAGCTTTAGATGCGTTCCTGAAAAGGGGAAAAGTAGTTTACCACGATTTCCTGAACAACCTGAGAAAACGTTAGACTTGTCTCATATAGT GCCACCATCGCCTCTACCATCTCACAATGGTTTCCCAGACCCAGGCTTCATGGCTCCCTTTGATTCTGGATCAATGGATAGTCGTTCCACATTGAGGAg TATGGATAGTTCAAGACTGGATGACGAACATAAATTAATAGCACGATACGCACAAAAGTTGGCTCAGGAAGCTAGAACCATG cCTCGAGCCGCGTCTAGAATGTCACAAGCTGACCAAGCA GGTAGGGCACCATCTGACGCAAATTTGGTGTCGTTAGATGCCTCGAGAGCACAACGCGAACTTATATCGCAATTAGAAGCAAAGAACAAGGAAATAATGCGCGAGATTGCAAGGTTAAG GAGGCAACAAGAAATAGAAGCTGCTGGTTTAGAAAATCCTGCACTAATGTCAGAATTGAGGGCTTTGAGACAAAGGAAAGATGAGTTAGAAACTCATTTAGCCACCTTACAGGATTCTAGAAGACAATTAATGGTACAATTAGAAGgtttaatgaaaatgttgaag AATCATCAAGCATCTCCAAGATCAACACCAAATAGTTCACCACGCAGTACAAAGTCACCACCTTTACCACCAGGTGCTGTTCCAAGTAGTAGATCAGCACCTCCGACTCCAGGTGGTCCATTGTCTACAACTccacaacaacaacagcaacaatcaCAAAGTCAACAACAGATGTCTCAAAGTTATCAAAATCCTGTCCCAACGACATCAGTGGCAAACATACCCAGTAACGCTATGCTTGGAACGATACAAAATCCTATTCCAGATAACTTATCATGCGTTGGAGGTGATGTAAG GTCTGCGTTCAGGACAAACAGCTTACCAGGAAGTGGTTCCAGCAGTGCGAATAATAGCTTGGGCCGGTCTTTGCGCAATGACTTATTGGTAGCTGCCGACAGTGTTACTAATGCCATGTCAACTCTTGTGAGGGAATTAAATTCAG GCCaccaataa